Below is a window of Onychostoma macrolepis isolate SWU-2019 chromosome 06, ASM1243209v1, whole genome shotgun sequence DNA.
ctaaatgtttgacttcattttttttttttttaactacattGGAATCGAATCTGGGAATCGATAAGCGGAATCTGAATTGATAAAAttcaaacgatacccaaccctaatgcacagatactatttgaactgaactgaatgatCAATGAATCAAATCACAGAATTAttgatgaactgactttaactgaaaattgagtgtttactgttGTCCTTTTGCTTTATTACACACCGTTTtcctatatgtgaccctggaccacaaaaccagtcatacgggtcaattattcaaaattgagatttattcatcatctgaaagctttccattgatgtatggtttgttaggattggacaatatttgtctgagatgcaactatttgaaaatctggaatctgagggtgcaaaaaaatctaaatattgagaaaatcacctttaaagttgttcaaatgaagttcttagcaatgcatattactaaaaaattaagttatttatttatttacgataagaaatttacaaaatatcttcatggaacatgatctttacttaatatcctaatgattggCGTAAAAggaaaatggataattttgagccatacaatgtattgttggctattgctacaaatatagctgtgctgcttatgaccctgcagcacaaaagcagtcataaataatgctgtgaagctgctttgacacaatctgtattgttaaaagcgctaaatgtgatatttagtcaatttcctaccgtaaatatatcaaaacgtaatttttgattcgtaatatgcattgctaaggattTCATTTAGACAACCTTAAAAgcgatttttctcaatatttagatttttttgctccctcagattccagattttcaaatagttgcatctcagacaaatgtTGTCCTATTCtaacatacatgcatacatcaatggaaagcttatttattcagctctcATATGATTGTGTAAATCTCAATTGACCCtcaggactggttttgtggtccagggtcacacgaaataaaggtgacttgacggTCGCGTCCCGTAGACGTGGCGGTTCTAACGGTTTCTCCTGTTCCATGCAGAAGGAGCCCGAGTTTCTGGATGTGTTGGAGAGCTGCTCGCTCACCTGGCTGACGGAGGGCCAGGTTTGGGGCGATGGGGTGCAACGGGTCACCGACGAGCCGCCCGTCGTCCACTCGCCGCCGCGGCAGGACGAGCGCAGAGGAGGCGAGCCGGAGCACACCTCGTCCGGAGGAGACCTGCTTCCGCCCGAGTTCTTCGAGCTCCTCAGCGAAGGCGGCGTGGGATCGGTGGAGACGATGTACCACGTTTCGCATCACGCGCCTCCTTCGCCGTCCGCCAGCGAAGAGGAGGAGCTCCCGACCGTCCCGGACACATCGTCCTGCTCCTCAGCGTCCCGCTCGCCGTCTCCTCCCGTCTCCGCCGCTCGCCCGGGAAAGAGAAAACGAGGAGGCGATAAaacagcaggaggaggaggtgcGCCTTGCTCCCCGTCCCCTGGGAAGAAGAGCCGACGCGAGCGAGAGCAGGAGAACGAGAGGAAAGTGCAGGAGCTGACGGATCAGAACGAGCGGCTCAAAGCCGAGATCGAGCGGCTGGGAGAGGAGGTGCAGCGGACGCGCCGGGCGCTCATCGAGAGACTCGTCAACACCAGGAGGTGAAGGAGGAGCCCAGGGGCCAAAGGGATTGGCGGTGACCGTGAAATGCACGTATAGAGGGAGATAAAAGACACGTGAGACAGAGAGGAGGTTCGCTGAGCGACTCCCgccgagagagaaagagaaagtcaGACTGAGacgaagaaaagaaaagagtgTGGGGCCAACTCGGCCCGAATGCAAAGCACAGAAGAAGAAATTCGGTTTTCGTAAAGTACATTTAAATCAGCAGCATTTAAAGGCAAATGCTACAATGGATGAATGATACAATTTAACaaatgataaaaattatttttcataaagaaaatgaagcagaattctattttttttgcagtaaattaaatatgactaatgcaattttttttaaacattcaaagCAGCATAAAGGCAAATGCTACAATGCATAAATGTTACAATTTGACAAATTACAAATCAATCGAAGAATGagcaatcaaataaaaaaaaagattaagatTTTGAAGCAAATTAAAACGACTAATGCaattttttcaacattaaaatcagcgtataaatgtaacaattgaacaaattacattacaaataaatttaaaaataaaatttgcattACGGCAATAAAAAAAGTATCGAAAGCAAATACGAAAATTAGATTTTTCgtaaagaaaatgaagcctaatttaagcaaaaatctgaaatgattaatggattttaaaaaaaagctaatactactatttatttgtaatatcatttgttaaattgtaacattaattcgttacaatttaaatgacattataaaaaaaaagtcaatctatcaaaaacaaataagaaacctgatttttcacaaagaaaatgaagcctaaTTTAAGGGAAAATCCTGTTATTAAATCCTATTTgcattaaaaagcatttaaatcagcataaatcaaatgcaaatacTGCTCTGCTGTATAAATGCTACAATGTAATGCATGAcattacaaatagattaaagAATAAATTGCatcaataaaaatatcaaaagcaAGTAAGAAATAACCAATTAAGAGAATGAAGCTTTATGcagtaaattaaaatgactttaaagcATTGTTTTAAGCCAGCAAAAATGAAAGATGCTAAAACAAGTTCTACTGTGTACTACTAAAGTTAAAGAATGACATATTTTGCATTACACTAATCAAATTGCAgcatgtcattaaaaaaaaaaaatcataatggaAAAAATGTAATGCTACTAAAACCgccttttttcttttgcattcgGGAGTTTTTTGGCCGGTTTTGTGAGATTGGCCCGATAATAGCGCTGTAATGCTCGGTTTACGCACCAACGTTTATTAAACTACCCAAAGGTTAATCAACTTTCTGTGTAATTGAAAGCTGATTGTTCATCAGTGCCGAGGAGTCTTGAGGGAATGTAGCAGAGACGATGAGAGAAAAGGCAGAACTGCAATAataaagagagaagaagaaaCCTGATTGTATCAGTGACGGTGATTGTAGGTGCATTTCATTGTAACCAGCCTGTTTTAATTCATGTCATGTGTTAACGAAGGGCTTTAACCGTGGAAATTCACTCCTAGTTGACAGAAATTAGTAGCTCAGGACTGTTATAGTGAACGATTGTGAGCGTTTCTCTCTGCAGCTCACCATCAACCCGAGGCCtctaagagtgtgtgtgtgtgtgtgtgtgtgtgtgtgtgtgtgtgtgtgagatgacGGGGAAATTATGAATGGATGTCCGTAGCGATTTTGCTCTCACTTTCTTCTCTTGAAACTTTTCCAGAATTTTTAGAGCTAGCGGTTTATAACATGCTCTCTGCCTCTGATCATGCCTATTTTTCTATATGTGTATCTCATAATCATTACACGTCATCATTTACCTTATATTGTAGTTTCCTAATCTTACAATAAACTTGCATGCCGAATTACTGTATTAGAGTAGAAACATTTTTATCTGAATTTTATTTAGCCTTACTTAATACGGAATTGTATTACACtcattttgttattaaaatttTCAAATGAACCGAGtctttgagattttttttttttgtctttgtgtttATTGATTGTGTGAATAAAATATGGTTGTTTCAGAGTAACAAGAAACAGTGAGAAACACATtgaatttattgcattttaaaaagatCATTTAACAGActtcattgcattttaaaaaggaTAGGTTGTATTTTTATAGGAGTGGATGAATAGTGCAGTAAGACGTGTAGATTTCAGAAAATATTCCTGtatgatggatttttttttttttctcatgatcacgtttttatttcttctttcCTTTCTGAGCGGCCGGCTCCGGGTTCTTGCACTCCGCAAGAGAAAGTTGTTTTTTAAGGTCCAGTAATGTCTCGACTTCCTTGTCAATAACAGACTTCTCAGCTTTCTGAGCTTTTAGGCCTCGTACTTTATTAccctgaaacacaaacacacagcgaTTAAATCACAAACCAGCACTACTAACCTGCATTTAACCAAAAAACATGAGCCGATTAAAAATATCAACTCAACGCTATTAACAGACTTTAATAAAATGGGAAAATATTCTGAAAATATTAATCGCAATGTCAGTACGTTCTCGGGTCATGCCACTGCaaaaaatatggaaataaacTTAACTTAAGAATTCACTAAAATGAGagaaattaatttgaataaatgagaaaaaaaataaaaaatattaatctcaaCGTCAGTGTGTTCTTGGGTTAAacggaaatatatatatatatatatatatatatatatatatgcattaaatttctaaatgcatttttagtTTGTAATATAATCTGtaatatatatgaataatacatacatattgtaatttaatttgtaatatatatatttaaatattttaaaataataaagaaaaaacaatagcCAATATGTGCTAGTAAAGCAAGTTTTTTGGACAAAAAGGGCGGGATACGGATGCTCGAACCATccactagtatattatattacactGAAAAGCCAAAAACTAATGTATATAAACAGTTCTATCagtatatagatttttttgacATATATATGCacgtaggtgtgtgtgtgtgttcgtacTTGTTCTGCCACTAAAGCCGTCAGCTGTTTGGCTCTCTCTGGAACGGCGTTTACATTCACCGCAGCAGCGCTGGGTTTGGTCTCGACTCGAGtctagaaatagaaggaaaaacatttttcaaatagaGGATCATGCGTGCATTTTTCAGAattaaaaaaggaaatcaaTTAAAGCCACAAAAACAATGCATGCATTTGTTTTTCCATGcgctttaattaaaatgataattcaACAATTATAtggaataatttaattatttaaataatttaatatttacacggtgcatgcatttattttttaacttgaaaatataataattataggAAACATTTTAACTACTAAGAAAAATACACGCATGAATTTTTTAtcttgaaaatataatttaataattataggaaatattttaactattaacaaaaacacatgcatttatttttttgccttcGATATAATGTAATTACAGTAGATATTTTAATtgctaacaaaaaaaatacatgcatttatttttttatctttataaaCGTAATGtaacaattatataaataatctcattattaataaaatcacatttggtACTGTAATTTGTGAGAGCAATCACACAAACGCACACATGCGATTAATATGTTAGCACACACGCAGGCATTGAGCAGCTCTGTGAAATCATCGCTCTTAAATACACGTTAAAACGAATCTAAAATGCGGTTTGTTGTCTTTCAGATGTTTTTTTGCTCCGAGCAGCCAGAGGCAGATTGTGTGCGAGTGACTGACAGCGGAGGGCTTTGATCCAGAGCTGCCGCTCTTTGAATATAGACATCATCACCGAATCGATTTCACAGTCAGTTCTAGTGAAAACGGAGACACAAAGCCGCGAGCACACAGAGCGTCACACGCATGTCTACCTTCGCTTTAGCGCTCTCCTCTTCTGGCTGGGAAAGAGCAGATTAAATCACACAATCAGACAAACAAGCGCAGACAGTCAAGGAGGAAAAAGCATGAAACCCGAAGCCGATCTTCATCAGATCCTTTAGTTCTTGCTGATATAATGGCTCTTTCTTATTTCTTTTGTCCAGTGAGTTTCAGTCATGCATGAGCATTGTTACAAATCATTTTATCAAGATAAAGCTCACAAAGAGCTGTTTCGAACTGATAAAGTAATGTTATATACACCTTTATGTCCTTGTGTTTATTGATCGTATGAATAAAATACAAGGTTGTACCAGAGCAACAAAGCagaaattattgcatttttaaaaggaTAATTCAGAATAATTCTCAGAAACTGAAAGCGTTTTTAGATATAATTCAGATCAGACTCGCAAAGAGCAGTTTCTAGCTGATAAAAcaacatatatttataaataaatgtgtgtatatgttgtTCCTTGTATACatcttttttaatgtatttttaaattatatatgcatatcaataagatatacatttgatataagatttataaaaatgtatataaaactatattttacattaaaatatatatatatgaaaaatgaaatgcatatatactgtgtgtgtgtgtgtgtgtgtgtgtgtgtgtgtgtgtgtgtgtatatatatatatatatatatatatatatatatatatatatatatatatatatatatatatgagcatAACTAGAAATATtcatattgaatttattttatataattctttattacatttctaattttatatatttttatttttatttcattatatatatatatatatatatatatatatatatatatatatttttttttttttttttttttgacttttgACTTTTAAAAGAATTTTCAGGACTTTGTTCATTTCCATAAGCACGTCTGGCCTGGAAAACACAATTTTGCAGTTTCTGCCTGAAAAATCTGATTAATAATGGATGAACGTTTTTTTACAAACCTGTTGTCCTCCAAATCTCTTCCTCAGAACCTCGATCTGTTCGATCTCCAGCTTTTGGAACAAAGGACTGACCTGCAGGAGAGGtcaaaaaactatttaataattcaaataaaacataaaaaaatacctAAAGTTCAGGTTGTTAATATTTCTTTTGAATAATGCTGTACTTTTCTTCCTTTTCTTTCCTTACAACACTTAACATTAAACCAataatgctaaatgtaaattttttatatactttattatgtctttaaattcatttaattcaattatgcaaataaacatttcctttaaagacatattttttttaccaagTAATTCCTCATTTTCCCCTCTACTTTCTCTTGCgttcaccccccccccccactacTGTGGTAATACTCACCAccaacacataaataaataaataaataaataaataataataattagaacaataacaattacatacataaacacatttacatatgAAAAGTAGGGGGGAAAAAGGGAAAAAtgcaaaacacattcacattttCATGTCAAACTCTTATAATGACACCTAAATCTTAAgtcattcaaataatattttttaaacatcaattaatactaatattaaataaataaataaaataataaattaataaattaaaagggAGGCAGGATTATATAAAAAGGTAATTAATATGATATGTATTCctttattttatagtatatacTTAGATTTTAGAGGTGcccatattttttcaaattgtaTACTTTTACTCTTAATTTCATGTTATTCTCTCCATAGAGTGTACTTTAGAAACTAAATCTAACCAATCATTTAAAACTGGGGATTTTTGCCTTCTCCAGAATTTTGTTATTGCTTTAAAAGCTGTAATTCtcagtattttaaataaatataactcATCTTTACTAAGTAGCACAGGTCCTATACCCcccaaaaatgttaatattaaatgtattattaaatattaatattaagtgaATCGAGCTAGTACCGTGCCGATGCGGTGTCCGGCGGGTAGAGTGCAGATGAAGATTCCTGTGTTCTGCAGCATGGTGCTGACGGAGGTGGGCGGAGCCTGCAGCTGCTGGCGGATGGTGTGACTGACAGACGGCATGTACGGCTCCAGAACGGCCGACAGGAGACACGCCACGTTCACCGACACGCCCGTCACCGTCCCGGCCCGCTGCCTGCAGCACAAACACATGCTAACATCACGCAAACACACGCTAATATCACGCAAACACACATTAACATCACGCAAACACACGCTAACATCACGCAAACACATGCTAACATCACGCAAACACACGCTAACACACGCTAACATCACGCAAACACACGCTAacatcacacaaacacacattaacatCACGCAAACATCACACGCTAACATCACGCAAACATCACGCAAACATCACGCAAACACACGCTAACATCACGCAAACACACTTTAACATCACGCAAACACACGCTAACATCACGCAAACACACGCAAACATCACGCAAACACACGCTAACATCACGCAAACACACGCTAATATCACGCAAACACACGCTAACATCACGCAAACACACATTAACATCACGCAAACATCACACGCTAACATCTCGCAAACACACGCTAACATCACGCAAACACACGCTAATATCACGCAAACACACATTAACATCACGCAAACATCACACGCTAACATCACGCAAACACACGCTAACATTACGCAAACACACGCTAACATCACGCTAACATCACGCAAACACGCAAATATCACATAAACACACGCTAATATCACGcaaacacattaacatcacGCAAACATCACACGCTAACATCTCGCAAACACACGCTAACATCACGCAAACACACGCTAATATCACGCAAACACACATTAACATCACGCAAACATCACACGCTAACATCACGCAAACACACGCTAACATTACGCAAACACACGCTAACATCACGCTAACATCACGCAAACACGCAAATATCACATAAACACACGCTAATATCACGCAAACACACATTAACATCACGCAAACATCACACGCTAACATCACGCAAACACACGCTAACATTACGCAAACACACGCTAACATCACGCTAACATCACGCAAACACGCAAAtatcacataaacacacattaacatcatgcaaacacacactaacacacattaacatcacacaaacacacattaacatcatgcaaacacacacacgctaaCATCACGCAAACACACGCTAACACACATTAACatcatgcaaacacacacgctAACATCACGCAAACACACGCTAACACACATTAACatcatgcaaacacacacacgctaaCATCACGCAAACACACGCTAACACACATTAACatcatgcaaacacacacacgctaaCATCACGCAAACACACGCTAACACACAGCAGGGGCCCATTTCTGACACACgacaaaaaataataaggtaattgtgactttttatgatCTTgctattctgattttttttctcacaattctgactttgtaacatgcaattgtgagtttatatcatgcaattctgggggaaaaaagtcacaactgtgagataaaaaaaaaaaaaaaaaaatcacaatgatCTTTTTAGATTataatatgtttatatgttaTTCAGTgctggaaacaagcttccatacaaTACAAGTTCAAAAGAGTGAGAATTACTTTGTGCTCATAATCTCCAATAATGTTTTTCCTCTGTATTAGATATAACGTTTCATTCAGAGGTTATTAACGGCGTGATCACGTGTCACATGACTTGCCTGTCACCGTCTCCTCCTTTGATCTTCTTCCAGGGCTCGTTAACCTGGATGTATTGATTCCCGTGACGAGAGATGTTGAGGATGCACTTCAGAGCGTCACGGATCCTGAACAAACAGCCCAGAATTGAAAAAAACCCACGATGAGACGCACTTACGTCTGTACACACATGCATTATTAAGACAGAAACATGCTTGAAGAGATTCTCATCAGAAATAAATGTGTCTTccaataatttcataattaggATTCTCACTGTTTTTGTTTAACAATGAATTTCTGAGACATTTCCAGTTGTTTGTGTAACTGAGTAACAGCACCGGTGAAAAGGGTCAAAAATTAACTATTCATTATCACCATACTTACCCAGCTGATGCAAACCTTTTTTGTATGACAAGTTTTCTGAAACGTTATgtttaaacatgcaaatgaggcacAATCTAAGTGAATGTGctctaatttgcatatatttccAGAACAGAAATCTGAATATTGAATCGTGCAAGGATCAAAAGTCATTTGTGATTTTGTTGACACATTAAAGGTTTTTTCCAGAGGggattttggatttctctttttatcactccattaatcagaaaatactgtcaacagacaTAAAACTAATACATTTCCATGATGTCTTTatgcataaaatgttaaaaataatgcaattgATGTATAAACAAGCATTCAGAATATAGATAGAAATAAAACTGCTGctgaaatggagaaaaactaaagaataaatacagaaaaataataattcagaaTAACTCtaaatgttgaataaaataagaataaaattatGTTGTGCATAAGCATTtctagaaatatttttatagacatcgaaaagagcagtttctagctgaaatatatatatatatatatatatatatatatatatatatatatatatatatgtatatacacacacacacacacacatttatgtatgtattttgttactttgttaacaatacatttgtataaatgtttaatatttttaaatgtatattttatgcaTAGAAATATGAatctaaaattatattttaaaatattttaaaagaaaaagaaaaagtatatttgtgtgtgtgtgtgtgtgtgtgtgtgtgtgtgtgtgtgtgtgtgtgtgtgtgtgtgtatgtatgtatatatatatatgagcataatgaattttttaatgtaattgttttataaatttaacattttgacatttttaattgcatatatttttacattttctttccactattctaaagggaaaaaaacaccTTATGAAGCGTGATAGCCCCAAATCTCTAAGCTGACCAGTGAATAATCACTGTTTATGCCTGTAGAGTCTTGGTTTAAGGATTTTTAAGCATCATTTTAAACACAGATTTTCTGTGCTTTTCTGAGTTTGTGAACCACCAGTGACCTGATATTTCCTGCTAACTCTGATTTATAGAGGAATCACTGCCTGCTGAAATATTATAGAGCTGAGCAAAGACAGACAAATGTCATTACAGGCTGGAAATCAGAGCTTTAATATTCCCTGATACTGACATGACTGTGTGAGACCTGCATCATCTGGATCAGTGAACCTCTGCGTGTTTCTGCAGAATTGTGGGTAACTGACCTGACTTTATCCAGCAGCTGGATGTACTGCTTGAGCTCCCAGCGGACCTGAGCGATGAGCCGCTTATCGTCTTCATTCAGGAGCATCTCAGGAACGCAGCCGTCGAAGAACTTACTGACGAACATCCCGGCCCTGAGGAGACATCAGATCATTCAACAAAACTAAACGTGCAATTATAACGTGCACTATAAACAACAAGCAAAACTGATTGAAACAGAAGAATGttgtttagtatttttaaacagatgcTGGATAGTTTAATCTAATTTATATTGCATGCAGATGTTTGACTATTTGTGCATTTTGCCCAAGTCCTATGAAGATATTTCAATTTAagttaattaatgcattttattatgtgaaaattattatgtgaagattattaaataaaactgaTGGAAAGGGAgacattttgcacatttttacttaattttactATCACTGAGATGCTATTATAgtctttttattaatattttgaatcagtttttattttcatattttacatttttgttttaactttaaagctttaataattttatcatgtcatttttagttgttgtttattttattttttttaatgcatgtctgtatagttttcattcatttctattttggtttcaattttagttattttagtacatcaagttttgtttgttgtgtgtgtgtgtgtgtgtgtgtgtgtttcttttttttaaaaattaatataagatgctttgtttgcttttttaggGTGACTTTTTAACACTCTGTCAAGAGTCTACAGAtgaaaaactgaaagaaaaaaaaaagcctttcaGCAAATTCTGGCACATTTACAGTCATTAATGTGCATCACGCCTGTAAACTAATAAACTTCAAACTTGCAGTTAAActacatgaaaatgacaaatgctGCCTTTTTATACTTTAgttcagttaaagtttattttatttcaattttataaaatatgcaAACTGACTGAAATCTGATCAATCAAGATGCATAAGTGTTAACAGACCCTGcatgtgttcatttaaaaagataaacatgtatttatctatttatgcacattacagctaaaaataaacagaagCTGAACTGAAAAGAAAACTGATCTATAATTTTCTAGATCATAACTTTGAGGAAAAGTTTGGTCGTATGTCAGTGATTCTGTGGTTTAGTTCAGTGTTtagttctctgtgtgtgtgtgtgtgtgtgtgtgtgtgtgtgtgtttacccaGAATTGATCTAAACCtgacaaaaccttttttttgggacattctcatttataaaatacagtataataaataaagttgttggtttttttaattgtaaaaatgcagaaaaagtTTTCTGTTAGAAAAAATTGAGAATTGtttgaaaatgcaaataaaactttttgttgaaaataaaactgatttagaCAGAAAAAAGACATCAGTATATATGGTatcatattttttacatttttaatcaatgctGGATGGTCTGATTTAATTAATGTCACCGGACTTTTGACTGTCCAAGTATTTAGACCAAGAACTGAATCTATTTAGAAAGGAACAAGTCATGTGTTCGACACAGTTTGCTGATTTATGTGATATTTagggtaaaaaataaattaaataaaaaaaaaattaaaatcaaaagtaaattgaaatgaattaaacaGGCATTTATAATGATCAGAATGTGCAAACCCAATCAGAAAAGAGTCTGATCAATCAAgatgcaaatgtaaatgtatccagaactaatcaaattaattcaaaagaaaaaaaaagaaaatgtactgaaaaataaaaaacatgattttccaTGATTAACTATGATAATAACCCtgagacagtgtgtgtgtgtgtttgattgtttgtgtatgtgtgtgtgtgtgtgtgtgtttgtttgtttgtgtatgtgtgtgtgtgtgtgtgtgtgtgtgtgtgtgtgtgtttgtttgt
It encodes the following:
- the ddit3 gene encoding DNA damage-inducible transcript 3 protein; the protein is MTAEWLYPPGVGPLCGAELEAWYEDLQDILGSDAGGAKLTRAPPCSEKEPEFLDVLESCSLTWLTEGQVWGDGVQRVTDEPPVVHSPPRQDERRGGEPEHTSSGGDLLPPEFFELLSEGGVGSVETMYHVSHHAPPSPSASEEEELPTVPDTSSCSSASRSPSPPVSAARPGKRKRGGDKTAGGGGAPCSPSPGKKSRREREQENERKVQELTDQNERLKAEIERLGEEVQRTRRALIERLVNTRR